The following proteins come from a genomic window of Yinghuangia sp. ASG 101:
- a CDS encoding indolepyruvate ferredoxin oxidoreductase family protein has translation MTVPQQAPRSEALLSGVDTLVRLLVLREQVDARAGLTTAAMVSGYPGSPLGGFDLAAERAGDLLAQHRVLHRPGLNEELAAAVVWGSQMGAIVPYAEVDGVVGAWYGKTPGLDRCGDVLKHANALGSGPHGGAVVFCGDDPGAKSSTLACDSQYTFADACVPVLYPGDQQDVLDLGVHAFRMSRFSGAWVGLKVVTAVADGIGGVDLAPERHDPADPPLVDGVAWRHRPQPGIGPHAVPEQEELVLRERLSAARAYARHNGLDRVVGAESGARLGVVCAGKTYFDVVQAFADLGVDDLAAAGIRILRLGMTYPLVEDTVVEFAASVEEIVVIEEKRPFIEGQLRGILHEAGSRVGVVGKRDRERRELTPYSGELNATKIAAVLSRVLPGLRDRPAAAPAPRMLPLLPLPARAPGYCSGCPHNRSTVAPDGALVGGGVGCHGIMYFEARHQGLKSLPPTPMGAEGVPWIGLAPFAAEPHLIQNIGDGTLSHSGTLAIRASVAAGVDVTFKILYNTAVAMTGGQDVTGLMDVPAMTRALEAEGVRRIVVCAEDPRRYGRRARWAQGVRVLGRDELDAVQEELRTVPGVTVIVYDQRCAAEARRLRKRGELETRPRRVVINEAVCEGCGDCGAKSNCLSVLPTPTEFGDKRRIHDPSCNRDYTCLDGDCPSFVTITPKAGRPGRRSAPDDASPARPVLPEGDLPLPELPVIDRHFTVYFTGIGGTGVVTANRILATAAESAGHAVGGLDQTGLSQKAGAVVSHLHIATDRDALGPAAVGPGHADVYLSGDILQAANPTHLAAVSPGRTIAVVGTDITPTAAMLQSDAPAPGPDLLRAAITEHVGAEHTLFVDGRRIAEAVFADHLLGNIVLLGAAFQRGALPLSAGDIDAAMRGRGKAADRNREAFAWGRWAVHDPEAVDARLAAAARPGGLFDPSPAALATAAELVWDHNLPTDLLPLLTRRAAQAVDYQNAAYARRFLGLVERTARRDDAAQNWELTRTVAESWFRLLTYKDEYEVARLHLKADHRHTARELGIDGPYTVTYHLHPPILRRLGMTRKLPMGRPYELAFHALRGMRRLRGTPLDVFGRDRDRRMERAVIAEYEQLVTASLLPRLSSTPYDDAVRLAASALEIKGYGPIKEESVARWRRRVAELTRPRPTTAGEAPAMGGVVP, from the coding sequence ATGACCGTGCCGCAGCAAGCGCCCCGGAGTGAGGCCCTGCTCTCCGGCGTCGACACCCTCGTCCGCCTCCTCGTGCTCCGCGAGCAGGTGGACGCGCGAGCGGGCCTGACCACGGCGGCGATGGTCTCCGGGTATCCCGGTTCCCCGCTCGGCGGCTTCGACCTGGCCGCGGAGCGCGCGGGCGACCTGCTGGCACAACACCGCGTCCTCCACCGCCCGGGCCTCAACGAGGAGTTGGCCGCCGCCGTGGTGTGGGGCAGCCAGATGGGCGCGATCGTCCCGTACGCCGAGGTCGACGGCGTGGTCGGGGCCTGGTACGGCAAGACGCCCGGGCTCGACCGGTGCGGCGACGTCCTCAAGCACGCCAACGCCCTCGGCTCCGGACCCCACGGCGGCGCGGTCGTGTTCTGCGGCGACGACCCGGGAGCCAAGTCGTCCACCCTGGCGTGCGACAGCCAGTACACCTTCGCCGACGCCTGTGTGCCGGTGCTCTACCCCGGCGACCAGCAGGATGTCCTCGACCTGGGCGTGCACGCGTTCCGGATGTCGCGCTTCAGCGGGGCGTGGGTCGGGCTGAAGGTCGTCACCGCGGTCGCGGACGGCATCGGCGGCGTCGACCTCGCCCCCGAACGGCACGACCCGGCCGACCCCCCGCTCGTCGACGGCGTCGCGTGGCGGCACCGGCCGCAGCCGGGCATCGGCCCGCACGCCGTTCCCGAGCAGGAGGAACTGGTCCTGCGCGAACGGCTGTCGGCCGCCCGGGCGTACGCCCGGCACAACGGGCTGGACCGCGTGGTCGGCGCGGAGTCGGGGGCGCGGCTCGGGGTGGTGTGCGCCGGGAAGACGTACTTCGACGTGGTCCAGGCCTTCGCCGACCTCGGGGTCGACGACCTCGCCGCGGCGGGGATCCGCATCCTGCGGCTGGGCATGACGTACCCCCTCGTGGAGGACACCGTCGTCGAATTCGCCGCCTCCGTCGAGGAGATCGTGGTGATCGAGGAGAAACGGCCGTTCATCGAGGGGCAGTTGCGCGGCATCCTGCACGAGGCGGGGAGCCGCGTCGGCGTGGTCGGCAAACGCGACCGGGAGCGTCGTGAACTTACCCCGTACAGCGGGGAGTTGAATGCGACGAAGATCGCCGCGGTGCTCTCCCGCGTACTGCCCGGGCTCCGGGACCGCCCCGCCGCCGCCCCCGCGCCGCGCATGCTGCCGCTCCTCCCCCTCCCGGCCCGCGCTCCCGGCTACTGCAGCGGCTGCCCGCACAACCGCTCGACGGTCGCCCCGGACGGAGCACTGGTCGGCGGCGGGGTCGGCTGCCACGGGATCATGTACTTCGAGGCCCGCCACCAAGGGCTCAAGAGCCTCCCCCCGACGCCGATGGGCGCCGAGGGCGTCCCGTGGATCGGCCTCGCGCCGTTCGCGGCGGAGCCCCACCTGATCCAGAACATCGGCGACGGCACACTCAGCCACTCGGGCACCCTCGCGATCCGCGCGAGCGTCGCCGCCGGTGTCGACGTCACGTTCAAGATCCTCTACAACACCGCGGTGGCCATGACCGGCGGCCAGGACGTCACCGGCCTCATGGACGTCCCCGCGATGACCCGGGCCCTGGAGGCCGAGGGCGTGCGGCGCATCGTCGTCTGCGCCGAGGACCCCCGGCGCTACGGGCGCCGCGCCCGCTGGGCCCAGGGCGTGCGGGTCCTGGGCCGGGACGAACTCGACGCCGTACAGGAGGAGTTGCGCACCGTCCCCGGCGTCACCGTCATCGTCTACGACCAGCGCTGCGCGGCCGAGGCCCGACGCCTGCGCAAACGCGGGGAGTTGGAGACCCGGCCGCGCCGCGTGGTCATCAACGAGGCGGTGTGCGAGGGCTGCGGCGACTGCGGCGCCAAGAGCAACTGCCTGTCCGTACTCCCGACCCCGACGGAGTTCGGGGACAAGCGCCGCATCCACGACCCGTCGTGCAACCGCGACTACACCTGCCTGGACGGCGACTGCCCGTCGTTCGTGACGATCACCCCGAAGGCCGGGCGCCCGGGGCGGCGTTCGGCCCCGGACGACGCGTCACCCGCCCGGCCCGTACTGCCCGAGGGCGACCTTCCGCTCCCGGAACTCCCCGTCATCGACCGGCACTTCACGGTGTACTTCACCGGCATCGGCGGAACCGGCGTCGTCACCGCCAACCGCATTCTCGCGACCGCCGCCGAATCCGCCGGCCACGCGGTGGGCGGGCTCGACCAGACCGGCCTGTCCCAGAAGGCCGGCGCGGTGGTCTCCCACCTGCACATCGCGACCGACCGCGACGCCCTGGGCCCGGCCGCCGTCGGCCCCGGCCACGCCGACGTGTACCTTTCCGGCGACATCCTCCAGGCCGCGAACCCGACCCACCTCGCCGCGGTGTCCCCCGGCCGGACGATCGCCGTCGTCGGCACCGACATCACGCCCACCGCGGCGATGCTGCAAAGCGACGCCCCCGCCCCCGGGCCCGATCTGCTGCGCGCCGCCATCACCGAGCACGTCGGCGCCGAACACACCCTGTTCGTCGACGGGCGACGCATCGCCGAAGCCGTCTTCGCCGACCACCTCCTCGGCAACATCGTCCTGCTCGGCGCCGCCTTCCAGCGCGGCGCGCTGCCGTTGTCGGCGGGCGACATCGACGCGGCGATGCGCGGCCGGGGCAAGGCCGCCGACCGCAACCGCGAGGCGTTCGCGTGGGGCCGCTGGGCCGTCCACGACCCCGAGGCGGTCGACGCCCGCCTCGCCGCGGCGGCCCGGCCGGGCGGCCTGTTCGACCCGTCCCCCGCCGCCCTCGCCACCGCCGCCGAGCTGGTGTGGGACCACAACCTGCCCACCGACCTCCTTCCGCTGCTCACCCGCCGCGCGGCCCAGGCCGTCGACTACCAAAACGCCGCGTACGCCCGCCGGTTCCTCGGCCTGGTCGAACGCACCGCCCGCCGCGACGACGCGGCACAGAACTGGGAGTTGACCCGGACGGTCGCGGAATCCTGGTTCCGACTGCTGACGTACAAGGACGAGTACGAGGTCGCCCGCCTGCACCTGAAGGCCGACCACCGGCACACCGCACGGGAGTTGGGCATCGACGGCCCGTACACGGTGACGTACCACCTGCATCCGCCGATCCTGCGGCGGCTGGGCATGACACGGAAGCTGCCGATGGGCCGCCCGTACGAACTCGCCTTCCACGCACTGCGCGGCATGCGCCGACTGCGCGGGACACCGCTCGACGTCTTCGGTCGCGACCGCGACCGGCGCATGGAACGGGCCGTCATCGCGGAGTACGAACAACTCGTCACCGCCTCGCTGTTGCCGCGACTGTCGTCGACGCCCTACGACGACGCGGTGCGACTCGCCGCCTCCGCACTGGAGATCAAGGGCTACGGGCCGATCAAGGAGGAGTCCGTGGCCCGTTGGCGGCGGCGCGTCGCCGAACTGACGCGGCCCCGGCCGACCACCGCGGGCGAAGCACCGGCGATGGGCGGCGTGGTCCCGTGA
- a CDS encoding Zn-dependent alcohol dehydrogenase, producing MKVAVAYEVGQPLVMEDLPTPEIGARDVLVRLAARGICHTDLTVIDGLSPLPLPIVPGHEACGVVEAVGPEVRRVKPGDRVLASVSPACGTCWWCVNDMSNHCELSGPLRAKPRFTLGDGRQAAAVCGCGAFAEDMVVDEASVVAVETDLPDAELALLGCGVTTGLGAALNTARVRPGSGVAVIGCGGVGQSVVQGARIAGAAVIIAVDPVASRREAALRAGATHALDPLEGDPVEQVRELTAGRGVDHGFEAVGRPELIVQAFSMTIAEGTVTLVGMPAADAVITLPALSAVFSGKRLAGSVVGGAQILRDFPRFIRLAESGRLDLGSMVSRRIGLDDINKGIDLLREADGTRTVVI from the coding sequence GTGAAGGTCGCCGTCGCATACGAGGTCGGACAGCCGCTGGTCATGGAGGACCTGCCCACACCGGAGATCGGTGCCCGGGACGTCCTGGTGCGCCTGGCCGCGCGCGGCATCTGCCACACCGACCTCACGGTCATCGACGGCCTGTCACCCCTGCCGCTGCCCATCGTCCCCGGCCACGAGGCCTGCGGCGTCGTGGAGGCGGTCGGACCCGAGGTACGCCGCGTCAAGCCCGGCGACCGGGTCCTCGCGTCGGTCTCCCCGGCCTGCGGCACCTGCTGGTGGTGTGTCAACGACATGTCCAACCACTGCGAACTCAGCGGCCCCCTGCGGGCCAAGCCCCGGTTCACGCTCGGCGACGGCAGACAGGCCGCCGCGGTGTGCGGCTGCGGCGCGTTCGCGGAGGACATGGTCGTCGACGAGGCGTCCGTGGTCGCCGTCGAGACCGACCTGCCCGACGCCGAACTGGCCCTGCTGGGCTGCGGCGTGACCACCGGGCTCGGCGCCGCGCTCAACACCGCGCGGGTCAGGCCCGGTTCGGGGGTCGCGGTGATCGGCTGCGGAGGCGTCGGCCAGTCCGTCGTCCAAGGGGCCCGCATCGCCGGGGCGGCGGTCATCATCGCCGTCGACCCGGTGGCGAGCCGCCGCGAGGCCGCCCTGCGCGCGGGCGCGACCCACGCGCTCGACCCGCTCGAAGGCGACCCGGTCGAGCAGGTACGGGAGTTGACCGCGGGCCGCGGCGTCGACCACGGCTTCGAGGCGGTCGGGCGGCCCGAGTTGATCGTCCAGGCCTTCTCCATGACCATCGCGGAGGGCACCGTGACGCTCGTGGGCATGCCCGCGGCGGACGCCGTGATCACGCTGCCCGCGCTGTCGGCGGTCTTCTCCGGGAAGCGCCTCGCCGGGTCCGTCGTCGGCGGCGCCCAAATCCTGCGCGACTTCCCGCGCTTCATCCGGCTCGCCGAGTCGGGACGCCTCGACCTCGGCTCCATGGTCTCGCGGCGGATCGGGCTGGACGACATCAACAAAGGCATCGACCTCCTGCGCGAGGCCGACGGCACCCGCACGGTCGTCATCTGA
- a CDS encoding SDR family NAD(P)-dependent oxidoreductase produces MGSMDGRVAVITGASRGIGQDIAERFAAEGAAVALVARTLSPGESRLPGSISEVVAGIRARGGRAEAVPADLTRPDEAETVLARAEDLLGPVDTLVNNAGVNFYGPALKTPEKRYAVMARMMVHTPFRLCQLAVPGMVERGRGWILNITSKQARHPAGPPYPDWAADGSVPYGMCKAALDRLTTGLAAELHGTGVSVNALGTSGLVMTPGVAVVSPHTPENTPVEPRGAMADAALELCAAPPGTVTGRIAYSMELLGRPHPDGPWNLSATF; encoded by the coding sequence ATGGGATCGATGGACGGCCGCGTCGCGGTCATCACCGGTGCGAGCCGCGGCATCGGCCAGGACATCGCCGAGCGGTTCGCCGCGGAAGGCGCGGCCGTCGCCCTCGTCGCCCGCACCCTCTCCCCGGGGGAGTCCCGCCTGCCCGGTTCGATCTCCGAGGTCGTCGCCGGCATCCGCGCACGCGGCGGCCGGGCCGAGGCCGTCCCCGCCGACCTGACCAGGCCGGACGAGGCCGAGACCGTCCTGGCCCGCGCCGAGGACCTGCTCGGTCCCGTCGACACCCTGGTCAACAACGCCGGGGTCAACTTCTACGGTCCCGCGCTGAAGACCCCGGAGAAGCGGTACGCGGTGATGGCCCGGATGATGGTGCACACCCCGTTCCGGCTGTGCCAGTTGGCGGTCCCGGGCATGGTCGAGCGCGGCCGGGGCTGGATCCTGAACATCACCTCGAAGCAGGCCCGCCACCCCGCGGGCCCGCCGTACCCGGACTGGGCCGCCGACGGCTCCGTCCCGTACGGCATGTGCAAGGCCGCGCTCGACCGCCTCACCACCGGTCTCGCGGCGGAACTCCACGGCACGGGAGTGTCCGTGAACGCACTGGGCACCTCCGGCCTGGTGATGACCCCGGGCGTCGCGGTGGTGTCCCCGCACACCCCCGAGAACACCCCCGTGGAGCCGCGCGGTGCCATGGCCGATGCCGCGCTGGAGCTGTGCGCCGCACCTCCCGGCACGGTCACCGGCCGGATCGCCTACAGCATGGAACTCCTCGGCCGCCCCCACCCGGACGGCCCCTGGAACCTCTCGGCCACGTTCTGA
- a CDS encoding amidohydrolase family protein encodes MPERTLLRNARVLTCAAGTDERPADGDILIDGDRVARVSPGRLDVDEAATRVVDLRGATVLPGLGDAHTHISWPLDFVFDHAGVAASDPAAHALDVASVTRTYLESGYTLIIGAGVLQPHDDILARDAIERGLITGPRIVPSGTMVGDAKGLGGDGAMMDVAADAAQLRDIVARQCDAGVRVLKLFISGDGIVPEFPSEDVYMDDEMLGAAVEEADKHGAFISVHARGSASVAMAARTGVRLIHHACFLDDAAIRALEARRDDVWVCPGLHYLYAVVAGHAEPWGITEDKIEQSGYREELTSQVDGIRRLREAGIRIAAGGDFGHQWTRHGTYAAELERYVDLVGMSPTEAIHTATRTMGPLAGLDSGEIRPGALADLFVVDGDPTADIGVLRRPELRRAVVKNGEIVHVHPRAAL; translated from the coding sequence ATGCCCGAGCGCACACTTCTCCGCAACGCCCGCGTACTCACCTGTGCCGCCGGCACCGACGAACGCCCGGCCGACGGCGACATCCTGATCGACGGCGACCGCGTCGCCCGGGTCTCGCCCGGGCGGCTGGACGTCGACGAGGCGGCGACCCGCGTGGTCGACCTGCGCGGCGCCACCGTCCTGCCGGGCCTCGGCGACGCCCACACGCACATCAGCTGGCCGCTCGACTTCGTCTTCGACCACGCCGGGGTGGCCGCGTCCGATCCCGCCGCGCACGCACTCGACGTCGCGTCGGTCACGCGCACCTACCTGGAGAGCGGCTACACGCTCATCATCGGCGCCGGCGTCCTGCAGCCCCACGACGACATCCTCGCCCGCGACGCCATCGAGCGCGGCCTGATCACCGGGCCGCGCATCGTGCCCAGCGGCACCATGGTCGGCGACGCGAAGGGCCTCGGCGGCGACGGCGCGATGATGGACGTCGCCGCCGACGCCGCACAGCTGCGCGACATCGTCGCCCGCCAATGCGACGCGGGCGTACGGGTGTTGAAGCTGTTCATCTCCGGCGACGGCATCGTGCCGGAGTTCCCCTCCGAAGACGTCTACATGGACGACGAGATGCTGGGCGCGGCCGTCGAAGAGGCCGACAAACACGGCGCGTTCATCTCCGTGCACGCCCGGGGGTCGGCGAGCGTCGCCATGGCCGCCCGGACCGGCGTGCGGCTCATCCACCACGCCTGCTTCCTGGACGACGCCGCGATCCGGGCCCTGGAGGCGCGGCGGGACGACGTGTGGGTCTGCCCCGGCCTGCACTACCTGTACGCGGTCGTCGCGGGCCACGCCGAACCCTGGGGCATCACCGAGGACAAGATCGAACAGTCCGGCTACCGCGAGGAGTTGACCTCCCAGGTGGACGGCATCCGGCGCCTGCGCGAGGCCGGGATCCGGATCGCCGCGGGCGGCGACTTCGGCCACCAGTGGACCCGGCACGGCACGTACGCCGCCGAACTGGAGCGCTACGTCGACCTGGTCGGCATGTCACCCACCGAGGCCATCCACACCGCCACCCGCACCATGGGACCGCTCGCGGGCCTGGACAGCGGCGAGATCCGGCCCGGCGCCCTCGCCGACCTGTTCGTCGTCGACGGCGACCCGACCGCCGACATCGGCGTCCTGCGGCGCCCGGAACTGCGCCGCGCCGTCGTCAAGAACGGCGAGATCGTCCACGTGCACCCCCGGGCCGCCCTGTGA
- a CDS encoding N-acyl-D-amino-acid deacylase family protein: MDLLLRNATLVDGTGDPARPADVAVTGDRITAVGPPGTLTPATHTRQVDLDGLVLAPGFIDIHTHYDAQILWDGDLTPSNWHGVTTVIMGNCGFGVAPTRPEHRDIVVRTLENVEGMSTDALNAGIDWCFETFPEYLAALDARAKRLNVGAFLGHTPLRLFTTGGEERPATPAEVAEMRRLLREALDAGAIGFSTSRQPAHQGAYGRPVPSRFAEIDEVDALASVLGESGRGVLQVSIGPGLFIDQFSDLAVRHNIPVTWTALVTRTDKPGAARRTVERAAALPGEVYPQIACRPIVFQITMADPVPLAAIDEWKEALALPRTERAALYRDSAWRDRARPATLTAWEQRWPKIQVEETGVHHDTVGIPLSELAASRGTNPFDLMLDLALADDMATRFRVVLENDADDETAELLADPRTLLGLSDAGAHAGQLCDACYSTHLLGHWVRERKALSLEQAVWRLTGHPHQAFRIPARGLVREGYFADLVAFEPQTIGTTTIERVHDQPGNADRLIVHSTGLHHIWINGTPTRTSGTDHPDTTPGRLLRTHPDNQT, from the coding sequence ATGGACCTGCTCCTCCGCAACGCCACACTCGTCGACGGAACCGGCGACCCCGCCCGACCCGCCGACGTCGCGGTCACCGGCGACCGCATCACCGCCGTCGGCCCACCGGGCACTCTCACCCCCGCGACGCACACCCGGCAGGTCGACCTCGACGGCCTGGTCCTCGCCCCCGGCTTCATCGACATCCACACCCACTACGACGCGCAGATCCTGTGGGACGGCGACCTGACCCCGTCCAACTGGCACGGTGTGACCACTGTCATCATGGGCAACTGCGGCTTCGGCGTGGCCCCGACGCGGCCGGAGCACCGCGACATCGTCGTACGCACCCTCGAAAACGTCGAAGGCATGTCGACCGACGCCCTCAACGCGGGGATCGACTGGTGCTTCGAGACGTTCCCCGAATACCTGGCCGCGCTGGACGCCCGCGCCAAACGCCTCAACGTCGGCGCCTTCCTCGGCCACACCCCGCTACGCCTGTTCACCACCGGCGGCGAAGAACGCCCCGCGACCCCGGCCGAAGTCGCCGAAATGCGGCGGCTGTTGCGCGAAGCGCTCGACGCGGGCGCCATCGGCTTCTCGACGTCCCGCCAACCCGCCCACCAGGGTGCGTACGGCCGCCCGGTCCCCAGCCGCTTCGCCGAGATCGACGAAGTCGACGCCCTCGCCTCCGTGTTGGGCGAATCCGGCCGTGGCGTACTCCAAGTCTCCATTGGGCCGGGCCTGTTCATCGACCAGTTCTCCGACCTCGCCGTACGCCACAACATCCCGGTCACCTGGACCGCGCTGGTCACCCGTACCGACAAACCCGGCGCGGCCCGGCGGACGGTCGAACGCGCAGCCGCCCTCCCCGGCGAGGTCTACCCGCAGATCGCCTGCCGCCCCATCGTCTTCCAGATCACGATGGCCGACCCGGTCCCGCTCGCCGCCATCGACGAGTGGAAGGAAGCCCTGGCCCTCCCCCGGACCGAACGCGCCGCCCTCTACCGGGACTCCGCCTGGCGCGACCGCGCCCGCCCCGCCACCCTCACCGCCTGGGAGCAGCGCTGGCCCAAGATCCAGGTCGAGGAAACCGGCGTCCACCACGACACCGTGGGCATCCCGCTCTCCGAACTCGCCGCATCCCGCGGCACCAACCCCTTCGACCTCATGCTCGATCTCGCCCTCGCCGACGACATGGCCACCCGCTTCCGCGTCGTCCTCGAAAACGACGCCGACGACGAAACCGCCGAACTCCTCGCCGACCCCCGTACGTTGCTCGGCCTCTCCGACGCGGGCGCGCACGCCGGCCAACTCTGCGACGCCTGCTACTCCACCCACCTTCTGGGCCACTGGGTCCGCGAACGCAAGGCCCTCTCCCTCGAACAGGCCGTCTGGCGCCTCACCGGCCACCCCCACCAGGCCTTCCGCATCCCCGCCCGAGGCCTCGTCCGCGAGGGCTACTTCGCCGACCTGGTCGCCTTCGAACCCCAGACCATCGGCACGACCACCATCGAACGCGTCCACGACCAACCGGGCAACGCCGACCGCCTCATCGTCCACAGCACCGGCCTCCACCACATCTGGATCAACGGCACCCCCACCCGCACCTCCGGCACAGACCACCCCGACACCACCCCCGGCCGCCTCCTCCGCACCCACCCCGACAACCAGACATAA